From a single Lactococcus carnosus genomic region:
- a CDS encoding ABC transporter substrate-binding protein, whose product MKLKALGIIAVAGLAAFSLAACSAAPGGKASESKGTPIGDTFKLGYDLELSGAVAAYGNAGKKGADLAVDEINKAGGINDKQIKVVSKDNKSDNVEANTVASNLINNDKVNAIIGSMTSGAVKSMTPNVTKGAVPLVTPGGTDDTLTTTNGKVNQYVFRSTFQDSYQGKVLANYTADKLNAKRVVLYYDNSSDYAKGIAKSFEKTYKGKIVDKVTFQSGDKDFQATLSKIKSEDFDAIVMPGYYSEAGLITKQARELGLQQPILGGDGFADPTFIALAGDAAATNVYYVSGYSGKTPANEVTKRFIAGYKAKYQTEPSMFDALSYDAVYMVKQAAEDTKAKSSVDVKDGLAKLKGFKGATGDISVDKDHNPVKDAVVVKLENGKEASETIVKPD is encoded by the coding sequence ATGAAATTAAAAGCATTAGGCATAATAGCAGTCGCCGGTTTAGCAGCATTTTCATTAGCAGCATGTAGCGCAGCACCTGGTGGTAAAGCATCAGAATCTAAAGGAACACCGATTGGCGATACCTTTAAATTAGGTTACGACTTGGAACTTTCAGGTGCAGTGGCAGCGTATGGTAATGCGGGTAAAAAAGGTGCCGATCTTGCGGTTGATGAAATCAATAAAGCTGGTGGGATTAATGATAAACAAATAAAAGTTGTCTCAAAAGATAATAAGTCTGATAACGTCGAAGCCAATACAGTTGCTTCAAATCTGATTAACAATGATAAAGTGAATGCGATTATCGGTTCTATGACATCGGGTGCTGTTAAATCGATGACACCAAACGTCACTAAGGGTGCAGTACCATTGGTAACACCTGGTGGAACTGATGATACACTAACCACTACGAATGGGAAAGTCAATCAATATGTTTTCCGGTCGACTTTCCAGGATAGCTATCAAGGTAAAGTGCTTGCTAACTATACAGCAGATAAACTAAATGCTAAAAGAGTTGTCTTGTATTATGATAATTCATCTGACTATGCTAAAGGTATTGCTAAGTCATTTGAAAAGACGTATAAAGGTAAGATTGTTGATAAAGTGACTTTCCAGTCTGGAGATAAAGACTTCCAAGCAACCTTATCTAAGATTAAGTCTGAGGATTTTGATGCAATTGTTATGCCTGGCTACTATAGTGAAGCTGGCTTGATTACAAAACAAGCCCGTGAACTTGGTCTACAACAGCCGATTCTTGGTGGAGATGGCTTTGCCGACCCTACCTTTATCGCACTTGCTGGTGATGCTGCAGCAACGAATGTTTATTATGTTTCAGGCTACTCAGGTAAAACTCCTGCAAACGAGGTAACGAAGCGATTTATTGCTGGTTATAAAGCAAAATATCAGACTGAACCATCTATGTTTGATGCTCTGTCTTATGATGCTGTTTACATGGTCAAACAAGCAGCAGAGGATACAAAAGCAAAATCGTCTGTGGATGTTAAAGATGGGCTTGCTAAACTTAAAGGATTTAAAGGGGCGACTGGAGATATCTCAGTCGATAAAGACCATAACCCTGTCAAAGATGCGGTTGTTGTCAAACTTGAAAATGGTAAAGAAGCGTCAGAAACGATTGTTAAACCTGACTAA
- the dtd gene encoding D-aminoacyl-tRNA deacylase — MRLVIQRVKSASCMIDEAIFSEIKQGLLVFVGIEDADTAQDISYAVRKIVNLRIFSDADGKMNLSVKAIADGSILSISQFTLFAATKKGNRPSFTKAGHPTHAKALYDQFNQALAAEIKTVTGVFGADMQIALQNDGPVTLIIDTSEVRQSDSGK, encoded by the coding sequence ATGAGACTTGTTATTCAACGTGTTAAATCTGCTAGCTGTATGATTGATGAGGCTATTTTTTCGGAAATCAAGCAAGGTTTGCTAGTTTTTGTTGGGATAGAGGATGCTGATACAGCGCAAGATATTAGCTATGCTGTTAGAAAAATCGTTAATCTACGGATCTTTTCAGATGCTGATGGCAAGATGAATCTATCTGTTAAAGCGATTGCTGATGGTAGCATTTTATCTATCTCCCAATTTACTTTATTTGCAGCAACTAAAAAAGGGAATCGGCCCAGTTTTACGAAGGCTGGTCACCCAACTCATGCCAAGGCACTATATGATCAATTTAATCAAGCATTAGCTGCTGAAATTAAAACGGTCACAGGTGTGTTTGGGGCAGATATGCAAATTGCTCTCCAAAATGATGGCCCTGTCACACTCATAATAGATACAAGTGAGGTGCGTCAAAGTGACTCTGGCAAGTGA
- a CDS encoding RelA/SpoT family protein, with the protein MASEPNLTGAEVVALAETYMGERDIILVKKALVYATNAHKEQYRQSGEPYIIHPIQVAGILAKLKLDAVTVACGFLHDVVEDTESTLDDLEEAFGLEVRVITDGVTKLGKVEYKSHEEQLAENHRKMLMAMSKDMRVILVKLADRLHNMRTLKHLRPDKQKRISSETMAIYSPLAHRLGISRIKWELEDLSFRYLDEIEFYRIRGLMKEKRADREKLVEEVTTKLRDYIEKVGVIGDIYGRPKHIYSIYRKMHDKKKRFDELYDLIAVRCILDTTSDVYTTLGYIHDLWKPMPGRFKDYIANPKENGYQSVHTTVYGPKGPMEFQIRTREMHEIAEYGVAAHWAYKSGRQEKVSANEITQNLNWIHELVELQDESNDAQDFVKAVQEDILSEKIYVFTPDGAVQELPSGSGPIDFAYAIHTQVGDKAVGAKVNGRMTPLTHVLKTGDVVEIVTNKTSFGPSRDWIKLVKTNKARNKIKQFFKNQDKELSINKGRELLQDYLLDNGFVPNQYLDKKHLEPVCDRLNFRDADALYASIGFGETGVVTVFNKLTEDERREIEREKARKEAEELMSGEVKTTGEVMKIRHDGGVNVAGIDSLLVRMSKCCNPVPGDDIVGYITKGRGVSIHRSDCQNVKSQEDYENRLIAVEWEEQRGSKDYIANIDIFGFNRTGIANDVMQVLSNTTKKLISINAQPTKDLKMANIHVKLMIKNLSELTTVVDKIKMVPDVYSVKRTNG; encoded by the coding sequence ATGGCAAGTGAACCAAATCTCACCGGAGCAGAGGTGGTCGCCCTAGCAGAAACATATATGGGCGAACGTGATATTATTCTCGTTAAAAAAGCACTGGTATACGCGACAAATGCGCATAAAGAACAGTATCGCCAATCAGGTGAACCTTATATTATCCATCCGATCCAAGTCGCTGGCATACTTGCCAAGCTTAAGCTAGATGCGGTGACGGTAGCATGTGGGTTTCTTCATGATGTCGTAGAAGACACAGAAAGTACACTGGATGATTTAGAGGAAGCGTTTGGCCTTGAGGTCCGTGTGATTACAGATGGTGTGACCAAATTGGGTAAGGTCGAGTACAAGTCTCACGAAGAACAATTAGCTGAAAATCACAGAAAAATGTTGATGGCTATGTCTAAAGATATGCGCGTGATTCTGGTTAAGTTAGCCGACCGCCTGCACAATATGAGAACCTTGAAGCACTTGCGGCCCGACAAACAAAAACGTATTTCTAGTGAAACGATGGCCATCTACTCACCGCTTGCACATCGTCTCGGGATCTCTCGTATCAAGTGGGAGCTAGAAGATTTGTCGTTTCGCTATCTGGATGAGATAGAATTTTACCGCATCCGAGGCTTGATGAAAGAAAAGCGGGCTGATCGCGAGAAACTAGTCGAAGAAGTCACAACAAAATTAAGAGATTATATTGAAAAAGTGGGTGTGATTGGGGATATTTATGGTCGTCCCAAACATATTTATAGTATCTATCGCAAAATGCATGATAAAAAGAAGCGGTTTGATGAGCTTTATGATTTGATTGCAGTGCGTTGTATTTTAGATACAACCAGTGATGTCTATACGACATTAGGCTACATTCATGATCTTTGGAAGCCGATGCCAGGTCGATTTAAGGACTACATCGCAAATCCTAAGGAAAATGGCTATCAGTCAGTTCACACGACGGTTTATGGGCCTAAAGGGCCAATGGAATTTCAAATTCGGACTCGGGAAATGCATGAAATCGCTGAGTATGGTGTGGCGGCACATTGGGCCTACAAGTCTGGTCGTCAAGAAAAAGTATCGGCAAATGAGATCACCCAGAATCTGAACTGGATTCATGAATTAGTAGAACTGCAAGATGAGTCAAATGATGCCCAGGACTTTGTTAAGGCTGTACAAGAGGATATTTTATCTGAAAAGATTTATGTCTTTACGCCAGATGGTGCTGTACAAGAACTGCCATCAGGATCTGGTCCTATTGACTTTGCCTATGCTATCCACACGCAAGTTGGGGATAAGGCAGTCGGTGCTAAAGTTAATGGTCGGATGACACCGCTCACACATGTCTTGAAGACAGGTGATGTGGTCGAAATCGTCACCAACAAAACATCATTTGGTCCGAGTCGTGACTGGATTAAACTCGTTAAAACCAATAAAGCACGCAATAAAATCAAGCAATTTTTCAAGAATCAGGACAAGGAATTATCCATCAATAAGGGCCGTGAACTGTTACAAGACTATCTACTGGATAATGGCTTTGTACCGAATCAGTATTTGGATAAGAAACACTTGGAACCGGTTTGTGATCGGCTGAATTTTAGAGATGCGGATGCTTTATATGCGTCTATCGGATTTGGCGAGACGGGTGTTGTGACTGTTTTTAACAAGCTGACTGAAGATGAACGTCGTGAAATTGAGCGTGAAAAAGCGCGCAAAGAAGCTGAAGAGCTGATGAGTGGCGAGGTTAAAACAACCGGCGAGGTGATGAAGATTCGCCATGATGGCGGTGTTAATGTTGCTGGTATCGATAGCTTGCTCGTTCGCATGAGTAAGTGTTGTAATCCTGTTCCAGGAGATGATATCGTAGGCTATATCACCAAGGGTCGTGGTGTATCAATCCACAGGAGCGACTGCCAAAATGTCAAAAGTCAAGAAGACTATGAAAATCGGTTAATTGCTGTTGAGTGGGAAGAACAAAGAGGCAGTAAAGATTATATCGCCAATATCGATATTTTTGGCTTCAATCGGACTGGTATCGCCAATGATGTCATGCAAGTCTTATCAAATACGACGAAAAAGTTGATTTCTATTAATGCACAGCCAACTAAAGACCTTAAAATGGCAAATATCCATGTCAAACTGATGATAAAAAATCTATCAGAATTGACAACTGTGGTGGATAAAATCAAGATGGTACCAGATGTCTATAGTGTTAAACGGACAAATGGGTAA
- a CDS encoding DUF262 domain-containing protein — translation MKITPENKTLATVLQIGSPNIYSIPIYQRNYSWKEDQIETLFNDIKEEDLGYYVGNLLITAEDKSMNIIDGQQRITTLLLFLLAIFEKVSSLIKDNVDNDVESLYEIKTDIKRQISIPEKNGILRLKLLDKDDEILNNLTHSIFEGVEPSRWGKYSFYKRYKFITGKLFSDIETRKDISDFYNKLINIELLQISVHDLSDAYQVFASLNSKGLPLTPLDLLKNVFLGNRGDINKWDKLRDLFSPNEELNDSKMTQFVLNNYDAFENMKTTSSMTKGQLVKLYSNVFKSEEYIDTLIENAKIFKTIANSEYTKYDYTLSGLSQLDSTTSYPLLMYILKEKEKLELNDIQMQEIISNLINFYVRRNVALVPKSSNVRQKLFELKNNIFTKKLKSDNIVKSIQQCLLELSPNDELMRTSLEDGIYDKNKKTSRFILVNLERNDTNYFHKGNPDTLDKFNEDTNKRIWEIEHILPQTLNNEWRNEISPNDISKAEAIKNDVVHLLGNLTLTPYNSGLGNSSFKSKLEYRDKKTLVGLNLNIFLNNSIDKDRPTWGKTSILERNKILTDSFIQKFKIDEN, via the coding sequence TTGAAGATAACGCCAGAGAACAAAACACTTGCAACAGTGCTACAAATAGGATCTCCCAATATTTATTCGATCCCAATTTATCAAAGAAACTATTCTTGGAAAGAAGATCAAATAGAAACTTTATTTAATGACATTAAAGAAGAAGACTTAGGGTATTATGTGGGTAATCTCCTCATTACAGCAGAAGATAAGAGTATGAATATTATTGATGGACAGCAAAGAATAACGACTTTACTATTATTTTTATTAGCAATTTTTGAAAAAGTATCAAGCTTAATTAAGGATAATGTTGATAATGATGTTGAAAGCTTATATGAAATAAAAACGGATATAAAACGTCAAATTTCTATACCTGAGAAAAACGGTATACTAAGATTAAAATTATTAGATAAAGATGATGAGATATTGAACAATCTAACGCATTCAATTTTTGAGGGAGTAGAACCTAGTAGATGGGGGAAGTATTCATTTTATAAAAGATATAAATTTATAACTGGTAAATTATTTTCAGATATTGAAACAAGAAAAGACATATCTGATTTCTATAACAAATTAATAAATATAGAATTACTCCAAATATCTGTTCATGATCTAAGCGATGCTTATCAAGTGTTTGCAAGTCTTAACTCTAAAGGTTTACCATTAACGCCTTTAGATTTATTAAAGAATGTGTTTTTAGGTAATAGAGGAGATATTAATAAATGGGATAAATTGAGAGATTTATTTTCTCCTAATGAAGAATTAAATGATAGTAAAATGACTCAATTTGTTTTAAATAACTATGATGCTTTTGAAAATATGAAGACTACTTCTAGTATGACAAAAGGACAATTAGTCAAGTTATACAGCAATGTTTTTAAATCAGAAGAGTATATAGACACTTTAATTGAGAATGCAAAAATATTTAAGACGATAGCAAATAGCGAGTATACTAAATATGATTATACTTTATCAGGATTAAGCCAGTTAGATTCTACAACATCTTACCCATTATTAATGTATATTTTAAAGGAAAAAGAAAAACTAGAATTGAACGATATACAAATGCAAGAAATAATATCTAATTTAATCAATTTCTATGTTAGACGTAATGTAGCATTAGTTCCAAAGTCGTCAAATGTAAGACAAAAGTTATTTGAATTAAAGAATAATATATTTACAAAAAAATTAAAAAGTGACAACATAGTAAAAAGTATACAACAATGTCTATTAGAATTATCTCCGAACGATGAATTAATGAGAACTTCATTAGAGGACGGGATTTATGATAAAAACAAAAAGACTTCTAGATTTATTTTAGTAAATCTAGAACGAAATGATACTAACTATTTTCATAAAGGAAATCCAGATACATTAGATAAATTTAACGAAGATACTAATAAAAGAATTTGGGAAATAGAGCATATCTTACCACAAACATTGAATAATGAATGGAGAAATGAAATTTCTCCAAATGATATATCAAAAGCTGAAGCAATTAAAAATGATGTTGTTCATTTATTAGGTAATTTAACCTTAACACCCTATAATTCTGGTCTAGGAAATAGTAGTTTTAAAAGTAAACTTGAATATAGGGATAAAAAAACCTTAGTCGGACTAAATTTAAATATTTTTCTAAATAATAGTATAGATAAGGATCGCCCTACTTGGGGAAAAACGTCAATTCTAGAAAGAAATAAAATTTTAACAGATAGTTTTATACAAAAATTTAAAATTGATGAGAACTAG